The genomic region taatttcattcaacttatataaataaatgatttgttttcattatttacacCAATTTATTTATGTGTATAACTTTCACAACAtatttactatatataattcaaGCCAATATATATGAGATGGAATAATATACCAATGTAAGTGTTACTAAGCCATATTATTCTTAAAGATTATATTACATTCGATTTTAGTGATCCATTAGTGGATTATACTGTATTATTAGATTGTACTCTTTATTGTACATTATTAAACACAGGCTTTTCTTATCATTAACCATTATGGTTTAGGACTATTTTACATCTGATTATAGTACCTTTTGAAATTGAGGTCGATTTCTGGTTATAATGAGCGATGGTGAATAGATATTTCATAATTTGGACAACTGTGCGAGGGCTGCCGACTGGAACCTAACATTTGccaatttattaaattcttcaaCATCGACTGTCTTTAGTTCTCCATCTGTTACGAACAAGTAGTCGTAATCTTCACCTGCCTTCAGTTTGCCATTTCTGCTGACTGTGACTCTAAGGACTGCGCCTACTACATTACCTTCCTCAAAAAATAGCTGTAGGTTTGTACACCTCCTTGTAGAGGTACTGACCCAAAGTCTCCTTCCGTTAAGTGATAGAATATGGAAGAATTTACCTGCTACAGGAGTGGCATCCAATGCCTCTAATCCATTGGATTGGAAGTCTTTAGTGTGCACCAACGTGTTATCTTTGGGGGCTTTAAAGTCATAGTATACCAATTCTGATTCTACAACAAACTTTTCTTCTCCATAAGGTTGTTGCATGTGCTCTAACTCCTCAGGAGTATGTAATTCTACCTTTTCCAACTCTGGTGGTTCCTCTTTATCCAAATCCACCATGTGAGTATACAGCAAAGTTTTCTTGTCGAGCATTCGTTTCTTTGCTTCATCTTCTTCTCTTTTAACCTCCTTCTCAAGCTTTTCCAATTCCTTCTTCCTCTCCTTCTCCTCCTTAGCTCTAACCTTACCCATAGTTTTCTCGAAATCTTCTTCAGCCCTAAGAAGTCTCTCATGTTCCTCCTTTCTTTCGGGAGAATATCTAAGTTCAGAAGCCAACACTTCAGAGAAATGTTTCTTATCTGTGCTGTAACTCCATTTGTTGTTTTCAAATGTATAGTAATATACTAACTCTTGAGTACGATACAAAGAACCAACAGTTTTGAGAACGGCGCCCAAAAACTTTCCATGTACAGAGTAGAACTTTGCAAGAGTTACAAATCTAGCACCCCTATGCAAATAGGAGAAACCGCCTGGACCCTTGACATCACCAAATAAGAAATTATCTTTTGGAACGTAGGAATCGAAATAATATCCGTTTTCAGCTCCAGCAGCATGTGAAACACGTTGAGGATCGAAATCGCTTGTATCTAGGTTATAAACAACAACACTAGGTCCAGCTTCTTCTCCAGATTCCACTGATTCTTCTGGTGAAAACCATGCTCCTGACACAACAGAACCACTCAATGCGTCAAAAGCCTTAAGGAATTTGGCTTTACTGTCAAGGGCAGCGAATTTTGAGCCATCccaattaaaatattctgTCTTGTATTCTCCGTTTGGAAGGAAACCTCCAAGctctaataatttataatcaCCACCAGCGTCTTTGAATAACCTAACATTGACTGGAGAGAGTTCAGTTCCATCAGTTTTTTCGAATACAAGTTCACCATTCCAAGTAACCTTACTGAAGTAGTATTGGTCTTCCGCAGTGTAAGAAGTAGTTCCCACACCAAGAGTAGAAAATTCATCAACCGTAGTATGATCCAACACAACGTCCGGCCCAAGATTAAGTTCTAGGGAGTGATCCAATGTTGGAGCATCACGTAGACCTTTAAGGTGATCTTTCAATTGTGAAGGGTGCAAAAACCACCAGAGATTGTTTCCAACGTCATACTTGGAATCAACTACCTTTTTGTTACCCGGCCCAACTGCATACAACATGTATGCTGAGGGAAGTCCTTGTTTATTAAGGTAAACATTAACGTATTGTAATGTTGTACCAGCTTGAGGGTCCCACAGATTTTGTGTGCCAAGAACCACCTTTGAAACAACAACTCCAACTTTGGGAGTAAACCTTTTATATGTAACACCTTGTTCTGATGAGAGTTTCACATCGAAGTCACCACTTGGATTAGATAAATCAAGAGTATGTGGTGTGGGTTGTTCCGGTTCAGCTCGGGATTCCTCTGTAGCTTGTCGAAGTTTTTCTAGATTGTCCCAGAATTCTTTTTCAGTTGCCTCAACGAATTTCCCATCAACTTTGTTGAAATGATGAAACGATTTGTAAGAAGCTAATAAGGATGTTACTCTTACAGAGACCACTTGATCACTTAAAAGCACTGAAAGGACCTCAGTGGCTCTACCAAATTTACCACTCCATAAATCTTCATCACCAGCCCTTACATTAACAAGGTGAAATCTTGGTAGAGGGCTGTATGTGACACTTGTTAACCCTCTATCGTACTCCCTTTTAACATGGTACTTACCGTCTTCAGGTGCATTTACATCCAATGTAAGATCTTCCACAGCAGGTTCAGGATGCAATGATCTAAGAAGTTCATTGTAACGAGGAAGGTCAACAGGATGCCACACGTTGTTATCCTTAgtgtaaaattttgtacCACTAACATCATTATTAACAGTATCAACTTTTAGCAAAACAAAATCTCCACCCTTTTTGCTGGCTGTTACTTTCACAGCGTGATCAGTAAGAGACATGAAAACTCTATCATCTCCACAAAATAACTCGGAAACTAGATTTTGTTGGAAAAGAGAGGTGAATACATTGGTATCAACGCCATCTGCAACATTTTCTTCAACTGAATAAAGGCCTCTAGGGTTATTTTTGTTGGTAAGATTcaaaagaaaaaataattttggtTTATAGGTACCAAGTTTAAGATTGTTCAAATCATCTGCAAATTTTGAACTTTCAACGCTTTCAAAATATGTTGTTGATCTCTCAAAATAACCGGATGGAGCATCAGAAGAATCTGTGAAAAGCTGTACTAACTGACATAAACCGTTTACAGAGTAGCAGACAACCTTCGATACATCACCGTTTCTAACCATTGAAGAACCTAAGGCAGTTACATCTGTAAATTTGCCTTCGTTTGGGTGGAAAACTTCAACTGagtaattattttgtaGTGATGAAGAATGATACACCTTTTCAGAGTCGTAAAAGTCTAAGTCTAAAACAGAGTCTGCTCCAACAAATGAATTGGAAAAAAGACCAAATAAAAAGAACAAAAAGTAAATTAGCCTCATTTCAATATGGCtaacaatatataaataaaataaagataaaatgATTGTCTAAATAACTTAAGGTATGGGGAAGTATTCCTGCACACTCTTGGTTTTTGTCTAACACATATCCAATTGAGGACACCCTGGTGCACAAATTATGAACAATGTCTAACTAGGGCTCACGCGTGATTTGAATGTGTAAAGGATTTCCTATAATACAATGCACCCTACTACACATCTAATGTAAATCACGAATAGAAGGTTGTCTAAATCTGAGATGTGTAAGGAATGTTGCCGTTAAATTgaatgaataaaaaatcttgaaattgttgaaataatttaataagtAAATAATGGCCGTTTAGACAATATTTGGACATTGTTgatttacacatttcactacaaaatataaattccCTTTTTAACTATCTTCCATtgacaaatattaaaaatttatactgtttatttgaaataattaatttttttattattatcttgtctaattattttaaaatattccaTTTTAATCATAGTACACTATTTAATGCCATTAATCCATGTTGAActtgtattttatatttctaGAAGATATTAAAAGtagaatataatatgtttatcagattatattatcattgtggaaataaaacaaaattttaatgcCAATTAActgttattattattccGAGAGCTTCtaaatacaataaaaatcaaaaaacATTTTATTCTTGAGTTTCAGTTTTCATGTTCGGTATCCACCATGCCACTTTTATACAAGCTGAAGATATCATTGCTTTTCTGGGATTAAATGCCACAAACGCCGGCGGACCTATGCTCAGTTATAACCTTTTAATTTACCTTCATGGCCTTTTAGTGTTGAAACAAGCTGACCTTTGAAGTTCCAAACCTTCAAAGACTTATCTGTGCACCCTAATTAACAATTGAAATCAGTGTTAAATATGGTACCTGAAATAAGATATTTTCCATCAGGAGAGATTGCGGGGTAGCATATGTCAGATTCTGTTGATTTTGATGCAGGTATATCTCCATAACAGCATGCAAAAATAGCTGATCCGTTTACGGTATTTATGCATATTAGTCTTTTGAAGTTAGTCCCTAAGATCGCTAACCTCCCGTTAGGGTTGAACAACACACTCTaaaatatagttaattttgTTCCATCGAATTATATTTAAGGGACTAACATTAACTTCTTCAGTCCTTTTCAGAACATTGGAGATATCAAACGTTTTAAAGGGAGACTAAAGAgcattttaaaaacaaacCAAACCTGTGGCTTGTTGAGGTCATATAGTGAGAATGTCTTTGAAGTCGATCCAGATCCATTATATTTTCCTATTATCAGGCCGTCATAATCAAATGCTGCCACTGATGTACCGGGACTTGTATAGTTCATCTAAAACAACAAATTGTACACTTCTTGCGGATCATATTTATCCACAtttattatgtatattattagtatatatcTTATACTATTGGCGTTGTGTTGTCAAGTGAGTATACAGAGACTGTCCCGTCGGAACAGTTAGTCATCATCATATTTCTATTCGGGTGAGAAACTATTCCAACCCCTCTGGATAAGCTAAAAACAAGTCAACAAAACCAAGTATCATACTGTGTGTTTAATGAAAAGCTTTTTACATATCTATTCTCTACAATGTCCCAAAGCCTAACCGAGActaaacataattttatgatAATGTATAggttataatttgtatgtattttataaaatttaccaTTTTGCGATTCTTTTCCCGATGAGCATAAAATGTGTTTTGGGCCTTCACTGGTGAATTTCACCAGCTCAACTCCATGTTTTTTGCTTTGAAGAACGTTTGTAACACTGAAATCAATTAAAACGTGGTTGATACCATGATTTATTTACTGAATATATGTACAGAGTCTTATCAAATGAGGAGTTAACCATAACCTCTCCTGTTTTGTCCCAGTCCATTCCATTGGTTGAGGAAAATCGATCCTTGAATGCGACACAGACGTTGAAACTGGATAAAATTACGATTATATTAAGTCTGAATACCTTTTAATGACTGTGTCATCGTAAAAAATGGACTGATTCATGTGTTCAAATGACATTTATTTGTCCAAAAATATACTAACCATTCATTTAcctaaatttttattgtgattttaataacCCTTGCCTTGGCTGAGAAATATTCTGGGTTAAAATCATATGCTTTACAAACTCTGTTCACCTAAAAGCAATGAAATTAGTTTAAATGtgaaatataattatatattaagtaccctaaaatttaaatacgCTTCTTTTCCGATAATTAGATGTGAAACGGCACAAATTATAGAAACCGTGTTACCGgcctaaatattttaaaaaactaaGTTAAAACCCTTATAATGTTCTTATCTTTGACTTGTGGATCAAGATACTTCTTACAGTACTGGATTCTAAGAGGTCTGCCGGAATTATCGTCAATGTCGAAAAATTGAAGTTCATGATTTACgctaaaaaatttttaattatgaAACATTCAAACTCTTTGATAAGTCCTACAAGCCAGATAGAATGGATTTGTTGATTATATAAACTATATGTGGCATCATTTAAGGAATCCCTAAAGGTGATATCGATGTCATAAACATGAACACATTTTACTGGAGCTACTAGACCTGTGTACATCtaatatcattaattaaaaattaaaagattatttttGG from Theileria annulata chromosome 1, complete sequence, *** SEQUENCING IN PROGRESS *** harbors:
- a CDS encoding polymorphic antigen precursor-like protein, putative (Tap821d03.p1c.cand.11 - score = 75.80;~Signal peptide predicted for TA16685 by SignalP 2.0 HMM (Signal peptide probability 0.999, signal anchor probability 0.000) with cleavage site probability 0.755 between residues 21 and 22;~GPI-Anchor Signal predicted for TA16685 by DGPI v2.04, no cleavage site predicted); the encoded protein is MRLIYFLFFLFGLFSNSFVGADSVLDLDFYDSEKVYHSSSLQNNYSVEVFHPNEGKFTDVTALGSSMVRNGDVSKVVCYSVNGLCQLVQLFTDSSDAPSGYFERSTTYFESVESSKFADDLNNLKLGTYKPKLFFLLNLTNKNNPRGLYSVEENVADGVDTNVFTSLFQQNLVSELFCGDDRVFMSLTDHAVKVTASKKGGDFVLLKVDTVNNDVSGTKFYTKDNNVWHPVDLPRYNELLRSLHPEPAVEDLTLDVNAPEDGKYHVKREYDRGLTSVTYSPLPRFHLVNVRAGDEDLWSGKFGRATEVLSVLLSDQVVSVRVTSLLASYKSFHHFNKVDGKFVEATEKEFWDNLEKLRQATEESRAEPEQPTPHTLDLSNPSGDFDVKLSSEQGVTYKRFTPKVGVVVSKVVLGTQNLWDPQAGTTLQYVNVYLNKQGLPSAYMLYAVGPGNKKVVDSKYDVGNNLWWFLHPSQLKDHLKGLRDAPTLDHSLELNLGPDVVLDHTTVDEFSTLGVGTTSYTAEDQYYFSKVTWNGELVFEKTDGTELSPVNVRLFKDAGGDYKLLELGGFLPNGEYKTEYFNWDGSKFAALDSKAKFLKAFDALSGSVVSGAWFSPEESVESGEEAGPSVVVYNLDTSDFDPQRVSHAAGAENGYYFDSYVPKDNFLFGDVKGPGGFSYLHRGARFVTLAKFYSVHGKFLGAVLKTVGSLYRTQELVYYYTFENNKWSYSTDKKHFSEVLASELRYSPERKEEHERLLRAEEDFEKTMGKVRAKEEKERKKELEKLEKEVKREEDEAKKRMLDKKTLLYTHMVDLDKEEPPELEKVELHTPEELEHMQQPYGEEKFVVESELVYYDFKAPKDNTLVHTKDFQSNGLEALDATPVAGKFFHILSLNGRRLWVSTSTRRCTNLQLFFEEGNVVGAVLRVTVSRNGKLKAGEDYDYLFVTDGELKTVDVEEFNKLANVRFQSAALAQLSKL
- a CDS encoding uncharacterized protein (Tap821d03.p1c.cand.10 - score = 33.65;~SMART WD40 (SM00320) at aa 19-58, E()=7.13e+00; 130-169, E()=3.08e+00; 223-261, E()=2.12e+02), with protein sequence MSFEHMNQSIFYDDTVIKSFNVCVAFKDRFSSTNGMDWDKTGEVMVNSSFDKTLYIYSVNKSCVTNVLQSKKHGVELVKFTSEGPKHILCSSGKESQNGKFYKIHTNYNLYIIIKLCLVSVRLWDIVENRYVKSFSLNTHLSRGVGIVSHPNRNMMMTNCSDGTVSVYSLDNTTPIMNYTSPGTSVAAFDYDGLIIGKYNGSGSTSKTFSLYDLNKPQSPFKTFDISNVLKRTEEVNSVLFNPNGRLAILGTNFKRLICINTVNGSAIFACCYGDIPASKSTESDICYPAISPDGKYLISGCTDNIGPPAFVAFNPRKAMISSACIKVAWWIPNMKTETQE